The Anopheles merus strain MAF chromosome 2L, AmerM5.1, whole genome shotgun sequence genome has a segment encoding these proteins:
- the LOC121592569 gene encoding uncharacterized protein LOC121592569 — MIKLLDRVLSFINYWWFRYLMITELYMVESWERVTIHVFLFAIFLAQWYFNCKVILPFTGNLLGIQPVDQHIASTLPRS; from the exons ATGATTAAGCTGCTGGACCGGGTGTTGAGCTTCATAAACTATTGGTGGTTTCGGTACTTGATGATAACGGAGCTATACATGGTGGAAAGCTGGGAACGAGTCACGATAC ACGTGTTTCTGTTTGCCATATTCCTCGCCCAGTGGTATTTCAACTGTAAGGTGATTCTTCCCTTCACCGGGAACCTGCTGGGCATTCAACCGGTGGATCAGCATATAGCCTCCACGTTACCACGCTCCTGA
- the LOC121593894 gene encoding uncharacterized protein LOC121593894: METAADEPAAASSGTSINFLDLPDCMIEQVLEYLSYDEIAKKRIVCRKIDRICQSLLNRGFIKMIRKHNMNLKAIKSQLPRRESERRNHPLSKHSDILTCIETRISMLSMTYSKFIEKELCCFIPGKVIDEVLNILGLIENTSRPLRAHEVLQELRDISSMAIEHFDENIAHRLKKIIGVQHHPKLGGHHNLPFPAAAFIQHEVMLPCDVNGDKFVIPTLTPISPKAQKVLPSSSSCASGTSPSAAASPSPSASSASSSAAGSLAGLYCQSSYSASCENNGSIARINHKTRKMRYDINRIDHNISSFKAEMRNMRLLLVRYGGEIKELRRRLDESETKNLELLANINQLGFGAPSVDGPERRTESAAAATIKQCSIKPRPAASMLKRLYPDTESHSSSSTVVPSSSSSSSSQEGNEAEPQAQDHEGGSSAAKKVKLSD; the protein is encoded by the exons ATGGAGACGGCAGCCGACGAGCCTGCTGCTGCGTCGAGTGGCACGAGCATAAACTTCCTGGACCTTCCCGACTGTATGATAGAGCAAGTGCTGGAGTACCTATCGTACGACGAGATTGCCAAGAAGCGCATT GTGTGCCGCAAAATCGATCGCATCTGCCAGTCGCTGCTGAACCGAGGCTTCATCAAGATGATCCGCAAGCACAACATGAACCTGAAGGCGATCAAATCGCAGCTACCGCGCCGTGAATCCGAGCGGCGGAACCACCCACTGTCCAAGCACTCCGACATCCTCACCTGCATCGAGACGCGCATCTCGATGCTGTCCATGACCTACTCGAAGTTCATCGAGAAGGAGCTGTGCTGCTTCATTCCGGGCAAGGTGATCGACGAGGTCCTAAACATACTCGGCCTGATCGAGAACACGTCTCGGCCGCTGCGGGCGCACGAGGTGCTGCAGGAGCTGCGCGACATCTCGTCCATGGCGATCGAGCACTTCGACGAGAACATTGCGCACCGGCTGAAGAAGATCATCGGGGTGCAGCACCACCCGAAGCTGGGCGGCCATCACAATCTGCCGTTCCCGGCGGCCGCCTTCATACAGCACGAGGTAATGCTGCCGTGCGACGTCAACGGCGACAAGTTTGTGATACCGACGCTGACGCCCATCTCGCCCAAAGCGCAGAAAGTGCTCCCGTCGTCGTCCTCCTGCGCCTCGGGCACCTCGCCATCAGCTGCTGCGTCACCGTCGCCGTCAGCATCGTCCGCCTCGTCGTCGGCGGCCGGTTCACTGGCCGGCCTCTACTGCCAGAGCTCGTACAGTGCGAGCTGCGAGAACAATGGTTCGATCGCGCGCATCAACCACAAAACGCGCAAGATGCGGTACGACATCAACCGGATCGATCATAACATCTCCTCGTTTAAGGCGGAAATGCGCAACATGCGCCTGCTGCTCGTGCGGTACGGCGGGGAGATTAAGGAGCTACGCCGCCGGCTGGACGAGTCCGAAACGAAGAACCTGGAACTGCTGGCCAACATTAATCAGCTCGGGTTCGGTGCGCCCTCGGTCGATGGCCCGGAGCGGCGGACGGAATCGGCGGCAGCGGCCACGATCAAGCAGTGCAGCATTAAACCTCGCCCGGCGGCCAGCATGCTGAAGCGGCTGTACCCCGACACAGAATCTCACTCATCCAGTTCCACTGTTGtgccatcgtcatcatcgtcatcatcatcgcaggAAGGGAATGAAGCGGAGCCACAGGCACAAGATCACGAGGGTGGATCAAGCGCTGCCAAGAAAGTGAAGCTAAGCGATTAG